From one Lolium rigidum isolate FL_2022 chromosome 4, APGP_CSIRO_Lrig_0.1, whole genome shotgun sequence genomic stretch:
- the LOC124649896 gene encoding gibberellin 2-beta-dioxygenase 3-like, translating to MVVLAKPAALEQISLLRTPEPWETFSGVPAVDLSGPDAAGDVVRACEQFGFFSVVNHGVPAGVVDRLEAEAVRFFGSSQAVKDASAPAGADPFGYGSKRIGRNGDMGWLEYLLLAIDRDALSEKASRAATSTALRDAINEYVVAMRGLARTVLEMVADGLGVSPRGALADMVTGDASDQVFRLNHYPPCPLLQGLPPSCSVTGFGEHTDPQLVSILHSNGTAGLQVALHDGRWVSVPPNRDAFFVNVGDSLQVLTNGRLKSVRHRVVAGSGLKSRVSMIYFGGPPLAQRIAPLPQLLAGLPLYREFTWGEYKKAAYRSRLGDNRLAPFEEPPVAAGHHHWS from the exons ATGGTGGTGCTCGCGAAGCCGGCGGCGCTCGAGCAGATCTCGCTGCTGAGGACGCCGGAGCCATGGGAGACCTTCTCGGGGGTCCCGGCCGTGGACCTGTCCGGGCCCGACGCGGCGGGGGACGTGGTGCGAGCCTGCGAGCAGTTCGGGTTCTTCAGCGTGGTGAACCACGGCGTGCCGGCTGGCGTTGTCGACCGGCTGGAGGCGGAGGCCGTCCGGTTCTTCGGGTCGTCGCAGGCGGTCAAGGACGCGTCGGCCCCCGCCGGCGCCGACCCTTTCGGGTACGGCAGCAAGCGCATAGGCCGCAATGGCGACATGGGGTGGCTCGAGTACCTCCTCCTCGCCATCGACCGCGACGCGCTCTCCGAGAAAGCCTCCCGTGCAGCCACGTCCACCGCGCTGAGAGACGCCATTAACGAGTACGTGGTCGCGATGCGCGGGCTGGCAAGGACGGTGCTGGAGATGGTTGCCGATGGGCTGGGCGTGTCACCGCGGGGCGCGCTGGCGGACATGGTGACgggggacgcgagcgaccaggtgTTCCGGCTGAACCACTACCCGCCATGCCCGCTGCTGCAGGGCCTCCCGCCGAGCTGCAGCGTCACGGGGTTCGGCGAGCACACCGACCCGCAGCTCGTCTCCATCCTGCACTCCAACGGCACCGCCGGGCTCCAGGTGGCGCTCCACGACGGGCGGTGGGTGTCCGTCCCGCCCAACCGCGACGCCTTCTTCGTCAACGTCGGCGACTCCCTCCAG GTTCTCACGAATGGGAGGCTGAAGAGTGTCCGGCACCGGGTGGTGGCCGGCAGCGGGCTCAAGTCGCGGGTGTCGATGATCTACTTCGGCGGGCCACCGCTGGCGCAGAGGATTGCGCCGCTGCCGCAGCTGCTGGCGGGGCTGCCGCTCTACAGGGAATTCACGTGGGGAGAGTACAAGAAGGCGGCCTACCGCTCTCGCCTCGGCGACAACCGCCTGGCCCCCTTCGAGGAGCCACCTgtcgccgccggccaccaccactGGTCCTGA